TCTAAGATTATGAGGCCTCATATACGAGAAGAACCCTGGACTGCACCACACAGGCCATGCATGGTCTCTAGCTGCATATGGGCTGCATAAGTGCAGCGGATATGCCTTGGAAGCCAGATGAGGTCAAGACTTAAACAGTCTGAGTTTCATATGCAGGTCCGGACTCGTGTAAATAGGCAGAGTGCAGAATGCTTACATTTTATCTCCCCTCCTCATCATGTGAAACCTTAAACCCCATCCTTTCCCTATCAATGGCATGTGGCAGATACCAGCCACAAGATGGCAATAGTCACCAACGGCTGCTGATGAACAAGCACGAGTATTTCCTAATGCTTCCAATTTCTCCCACTTACCCCCGCTTGTGGAAAGGCTAAATAACAATAATGTGTTATCACATTAATATAGTAAAACTCCATAAAACAACATCAACATCCACGACCAAATCATTTAATCATCACTCAGACATAGATCATGGTCCATACATTATATGATAACATCAACATCATAAGTTCTAAAATAACGACATACATGGTTTCAGATCAACTTGAGATCTGAACCAAAACAACCTCATTTGGTCGGTTTGGCCCAGGTTTTAACATGGATCAGTTGGTTCCTGCTCTGGTTTTTGAAGCCCAATTGCATTGGTTTGGCTCAAGGTCAAGCGGGTTAAGTAACCAAATCTAACCTGAACCAGACTGATCTATTAAgtattatataaaaattataacaTAAAAATATATACCACTGCACAATTTTCAGTCACAGGTTAATGTTTTAAGTTTTCATTTGTTTAATAACCCATTCAGTTTTCTCGTTGTTAtaacatatctaaaatttaCAGTTCATTTTTTTGTGTTCTCTTATTGTATTCATATTTTTTGTGTGTTCTCTTATTGTTTGATGTTGTCGAATAGATTTTGCTCAAAAAGATGCTGTTCGATAGAATATTAGTTGGCTTGTGTGGTTTGCTGCTTGCAATTAATGGGCTTCAATAGAATAAAATGAACAAATTATTGCTGCTGAAAAAATTATGTAATTTTTAATAACCTGAGAACCAACCTGAACCGACCTGGTCTTGAATGGATTGCTTCATTTCAGTTCCAATTTTAGACAGTTTGGTTACAGTTCCAAATGTCGAGAACCAATCAGGTTCAGCTTAGTTTCAAGTTGCCCCCTACCGCAACCCATGTGCACCATTACTTTAAGATTGGTCGACAGTTCCatcatttaaaatatataaataaaatactcATCAAGAAGTTTCCAGagcccttttttttaaaattagaaaataggaCACTGGGAAACAAATGTCTAACAAGAATTGTATCAAACAAGTACCTGTGTCCCATGTGTCTAATATGGACAGAATATAATTTAAAGAACCAATGTACCCTAGGATCGTGCAAGATTAGCATAAGGCCTATATACATAGTCATCAGCATTACACTCACAAATGCTATACAAGATATATTAAAATTCATAATAAAAGCATTAACACTTTTTGAGAGTATTATTACAGTATTGATTCTCGTATAAAAATTTCAACTAAAATGTACACAGTAAAAGATTACAAAGAAGAAAACAATACAAAAATCTAGATACATGATTCTTCTTCCATGGTCATCAATCAATAAAGAGGAACTAAAATAAGGAATTAGTCAAAAAAATGCCATGCTAGAACAGATCTAAAACCATTAGTTAACAGCTCTATAGTATATTATGcggaaataaattaaataatgatCAGACTGACAAGATATAAAATGGTGCCATTTGTATCATTAGTGCATCAAAatacctttttttccttttccgaTTTCCAATAATGAATATCAGAGCTTGaatttatattattatgatAGACAAATGCCAAAAAGAACACAAACCTAGCATTTCAAGGGACACCAGGCAACCCAACGTGCTCCAGATAAGAAGCTGAAGATCACAGAGGGCTAGGAAACGGGTCTGCAGGAATGAACACAAACAGAACTGAGAAAACAACAAAAGgtggattaaaaaaaaacatcttgCAGGGAAAGATATCTAGGTTCCTGACCTTAAGCTGCTTATTCAAACACACTCAATCTTAAGTATGTATTTCACTGGCCAAAGTTCATCTCTGAATATCTGCTAAAACATAAatacaaaactaaataaataaaatattatatatataatttttaacacATTCAGAAAGCAATAGCAAAGCTATTGGGAGAATTTGTGACTATTTCACAAATTCAGAAAGTACTCAGATTGAGATCAGACATGATTTAACATACCTACGAGGCTTGTTCTGGCGTTGCCCAAATTCGTCATTCACTATCTCTGCAAAATAGGTGAGTGAACTCAAGAAACTTACTATAATAAAAGGATTAGAAAATTTTTTGGTGAAAATAGATTTTGGTGACCGGTCATTTTACAAGTGCAACAAAAGAAGGCATGTATTAGTACTCTACCAGGTCTCTCTGGAGGTTTCCAGGAATTAGCAGGTTTAGCTGTACTAGTTTCCCTGCAGCATAGGAAATCAGTGGCATTCAGGATTTTATACAAAGCTTAAGAAAACACTGTAAtataactctctttttttttgcaaagtggggggggggggggggggggggggggtgctacACAACTACACATCAATACAGGAATTAAAATATCACACTGGAATCAAGCTTTGATCACCATAAGTAATGCTCTATGAGGTCAGATTACATGAAATTTTCAACTCATGCGCTCCTATACCGTATAATAAACCTTAGAATATCCAAGCATAACAAAGAAGTAATTCCTCTACCCAAGAAGAAAACAGAACAAGAAGCAATTCACTCTACTACCATAAACTGGCAATCATGTCGTAATAATTATCCCTTTTttattgtgtgtgtgtgtgtatatgcatatataaaagAGAGGGATATAAACTACATGTACAACTTATTGgccaaaagagaaaagaagcaaAATAAGACAAAATAACATGCAACTATCTGAATGTGAAGTCATTGTCAAGCAAAAAGTCAGATATAAGTCATAATATTATCAGAAAACAAGAGTTAGTTGTCAGATGTGAGTTTAAGAACATCAATGACATACGAAAGTGTGCCAAATTTAACTCAAGGAGAAAGATTAAGATCCACACAATTATTGCATCTTAAGGCCTGGCTTATTTTCTTCTGATACCATAGCCATTATGTACATTAGCTTACATTGTAAGTCAGGACAATCACTACTTGATAATgttaaattaaagaaaaaaactgTATGTTTAAAACTAATTACAAACCAAGATTGCCTAGCACTAAAGGCAGAGAATCCCTGTAATATAAAAAGTATTAAAATGTGTTTCTTCTAGCAGAAGCCCAAGCATAAGTGACCAGCACCTTTGTTTATTCATTCTTATTAACAGAAAGGCATCAAAGAAAGTTCTCAGTAATTAATTTAAGTTACTATTTTGGAATAAATTAGGAAATAGAAATTGGAATGTGTTTGATGTAAACTCATTGCAATCTcgttattattaaaaataagggGCCTTCCAGCACGCGCTCCAGCCACTGTGGGTCTGGGGAGAGATAGATTTACGCAGCCTTATCCCCACGTGTGGAAGACTGATTCCATGTTTCGAACCCATGACACCCAAGTTTCGCCATGGCCCAACCTCTGCAATCTCATTAGTACGCAGAGGCATTTTACGGGGGGCAAAcccaaaaagaaggaaagaaaaactatcTATTCTTTCCCATGTAGCTTCAGGGTAGATTGACAAATTCCTCCAGAATGTAGCTAAATGCTCTTAACTGTACTGCAGGACAAAGCTAAAAGAGCTATAGTTAAATTACTTTAGTCAGCAGTAGACCATTTACATGGTTTGTTGAGCCCACCTCATGGGGCTGGTTAATTCTTAGGTCTCCCCTGACGTCAGTATCTGCACATTGAGTTCACTGGAAAAATAGGCATTCTCATGGGCCAAGAGCCACTCTGCTGGTCAGGCACAAGTTACATAGACCTGGTTAGATCTCCCTGCATGGATGGTGCAGTTTCAATGTGGATGAGGGATAATCTTTGACAAAAAAATGAGCATGAGCGATGTCTGAAATGGTGCATCCACTGAGTGACAAATGATGTTCCCGGAAGTGTAACCCTTAAGTAATGGAAACCTGTaacctcccccccccccaactttttttccttcaatccaaggtaaaaataaataaataactattaaagaaaagaaattttttcttcctcttgtcTAGTTTTTATCAGAGTTGATCAGAGGCCAGATGGCCCGCCCAGCCCAAAATTTAGCAGGCCTGGACACTAAAAATAGGCTTGTTGGAGGGGCCTGGACAAAAAAGAAGGCCCAATTTACAAATCGGGCCGGACAtggaaaaatcaaaaaacagcCCAGCTTAAGCCAGCTTaagattttatatatatatatatatatatatatataaaattaacactatatacatacatacatatatatatatatatgtaatgtTAACTATATTAACTAATAATCAGTACATTTAAGCCTTAAAGGTATTGATTATTGCTATATTGCCAAAGGTTGAGAGAATTAAATTATATTGTTTAGCTAAAATGTATAGTTTAGCCTATAATAGTGGGGGGAAAGAGAAATCAGGCCTCGTGGACAGGTTTGGATTGGCTCTTCAAGAATGGGCTAGGCATTAGGCAAAAATATAAGCCCGATGTTCAAGCCAGACCAGGCCTACGCATAAGCATCGGGCCTAACTTCTACTGTAGAGTCCGACCCAGCCTGGTGCTTGATTAGCTCTAGTTTTTACTAGGTTACCCTATGGATTCTTCATTGATCTTACTGGAAACTTATAACAGTCTCAATAATTTCTGTACTAAAATTATAGCCTCCTTCTATTGCATTATATTCTTTACTTATAAACTCTGACTGGCAAAACAAAGGTCTCAGGCTTTCAAGTTTAGATCCATATAATCAGACACCTTAGGCCACAATTACTTAAAATATTCTACAGAAGAAGGCCACAATTACCTAAAATATTCTAGAGAAGAAGTGCCTCTCCTGTTCGGCACTTGAATCACCAAGTAATCCTGGACACAGTTGATCATATTACTGCCCAGATCGAAGTTCCTTAGAATGCAAATCTAGGTTTCATCTACTTGCATGTACAGGTAGCAACATATataaatttaaacaacatatGAAGTCCGAAACAGAGAACAAAACAAAAGGTAGCTGAAAGTAACTGAAAAAACTACAAGTAGACATGAAAAGTGGAAAGGATATTCCTGTAGAGactgaaaaatgataataaaactTACCTGGAAGCAACTGATGAAGACATCTGTCCTGAAGGACGGGCATAATAACTACCATCAAGTGCTATATAGGGTGAGCAATATGATGCCCCCAAAGCCCCGGCAGCACCAGCTAATACCGGCACCCTGATATTcaaattagaaagaaaaaaaatcagttgACAATTAATTAATGAAAAATGTGAAGAATTAGCTTATATCTCAAAGCAAGTTTGTAGCATGTTTTTTTCCAAGATAGATCTTTTATCAAGTTAGTTCTTGGAAGAAACATATACGCCAATCACATGTAAGTATGAAACTAATTGACTGAAATACCAAAAAAACATACATCACCAACCTACCCGACCCAATCTAGACATTTGATACATAAGCAAGTTACCATTAATCTATGTATCTATTTCTGATACATAGATGAGATAATTGAAGTTGAAACactttataaaaaaattcattCGAAAAGATGATCGCAAACATGCAAATTGATCAAGTCAAAAAAGCATTCTGCAGTATACCACCAGCATATAAAACAAAGTCGGATCAGAATTGGCAGACAAATGTGATAAAAAGAAGGGAATGATGAGCTTCATGATGTCCCTGTTTCACAGCAGCAAAGGGAATAAGGTTACAGCTGTTTGGGGACAAATTCAACACCATAACTAATCAACATCTACTTCTAAATCTAGAATGGCTTTTCAGGAAAATACAATTAAAatgtaaaaaaattattttaaaaaaacatcCAAACATGTCATATAAGGTACCTACATCAATTCCAGGTTTGGTAAAAGCAAATGACCAATTATTCAGCCTAATTGAACATGATAAGCAATGTGCATATTTACTTTACCAAGTCATTTCAGAATTCCCAAAACCAAGCTGTGGTTGAGCCACGTATCCTGGCAGAGCCATACCAACAGTAGGAACCCCAAGACCACCAGGATGTTGACCCCCAAACTGCATAACTGTGTACAAGAAAAAGGGGGGAAAAGGCATAATGAATGctacaaaaattaagaaaaaaattttcttcttgCTGATATTCTAGGAAAAAATTTTATGAATGCAGCAcaccatatttaaaataaaataagcagGGCACAACCAATTTACAGTCAATGCTACATGATGGGGTAAAAAATTAGTAGCGGAAAGATCTCCACAATGCTTCTTGTGCAGCCTCAAGGCTAATATTATTATCTAATGCGGTAGAAAATTCCTCATGCAAATCAAAATGAAGAAAACGAAATTGAACACACCTGGCAACAGTGCTGGAGTACCAGGAAAGCTCTGGTCACCATGGGCAAGGCCCATAGCCCCAGTTGCTCCAATAACTTGAGCTCCACTGTAGAGAAAAGCGCCCCTTCCAGCTCCTTGAATACTAGTTTTCCCCTTTCCAACCAATGCTGTCTTGGATTTACTTGAGCCTGGAGGTGAATCAGTCTCTCCAATCTCAGATGAATTTGCCGATTGAGGTTGAGGTGGAGATGAAACTTGATTTCCACCGCCAGGCCGCTGACCCAACTGCTGAGTGGAAATTCGTAATGCAGGTTGATTTGGAGTTTGAGCTGGTCTCTGTTGAGCTATTGGGGGCTGGGTTTGAGCAGGAATTCTTGCAGCTTGATTATGTGACACAGTGGATTGACTATTTGGCAGTCCACTAATGCTTAAACCCCTCCCCTGAACTCTGGAATTAGAAGATTGACCAGAAGTGGTCGATGATAAGGAAAATCCAGATGACTGCAATGGAGAAATAGCCATGGTTTTTCCAGCAACTTGTCGGAGagaatcatcaacatataacctATCATGAGCAACCGAATCAACAACCATTTTTCCTCTCAACAACGATCCAGATTGTGAAGGTGGAAAATTATCCTCCATCGGCGTCGAAGATGACAGTGTCTTATTGGCACTTCCAGTTTGTGCATTGCCTTTCTGAATCATGGAGACTTCTTGATTGGATGACCCAGAAGGGTAAAATGGAGGAGAAGCAGAACTTAAACTAGAAGCAAAAACTTGCTTCCTAGAAACTACTTGTTCTGGTTGCACACTTGAAGTTTGAAATGGGGATCTCCCTGCATTAACATTTGGTGTTGGTTCTTGAGGTTTGACAGATCTGAAAATGCACGTGAATATCACAATAAGCAAATCCCAGAAAAGGGGAAATTACATTTGTTGCAGAATAAAGGGGAAAGGATTCGATACTTACTGCTTGTTTTGAGTTGCAGGAGGCCCACTGTTGCTTTTGGGGATAGGTTCATAGCGCCTTGGCCCTCTCCCTCTCACAGACTTTGGAGCACGGCTTTGGTTGCCACCATCATCATAGTAAGCACGAGATCTGCTACCCCTAGCATAACCACGATCGCTACCCCGGCTTTTGCCGCCGCCACGGCCTCTAAATCGACCTTTGGATCTTCTCCTCTCCTGGAATACAAATAGAGTACGCACCTCTTAGAAAATTGCATGTGATTTCAGGACAATATGTTACAACTGAAGTTGAACACATGAaggaaatgataaaatgagaacgCACTCAAAAACAAGATATCACCTCATCATAATGTGTATCTTTCAAATTCATCTCTTCAAACCTGTCATGCACCCAGGCATGATCATCTTTAGGGTCCCACAATTTCCGCCCACCAAACATACGCCTGGATGTAATGATCAAAGGAAAAACAGACCATTAGAGGAATTCAATATTTTTTACATTACATCAAAACACGAGGCAAAAAATGTTCCTTATTTAAgatagaaaaagaaatcaataaaaaaaacagcaaaTGCAGCGACTAATAATCATTCTCTATTACATATCAAGGCAATATGCATCAAAGTTCAAACTGTCACAGTAAAACTAACTATATCATTTTCAACCTTCTATGAGAATAAGTTGCTGATCTCATGTAGcaagcaaggaaaaaaaaattgaaacaaaCCTATAAGATGGTCATCCTTTATACTACGAGAAAGACTGCAACTTGACTGAGTTATATAGATAACACACATGGTGGGGGTAGGAAAACAGAATTGCAAAAAGAGCTATCATATGAAGAGCTATGCAGACAGAGTCAGTTTCATTACCAGAACTTAAAAAAGCCATTATTTTGTAATCTAAGAAAACAGAAGAACTTGAACAAGTACGACCACCGCAAAACAAGCAGCCAATGCTACTTAAACCACCACAAACAAACAACCTGACCAGCAGAATGTCAATAAAGCTACATGCTGTTACAAAATAACCCTACCAATAAAGCCAGAACTAGCGCAAAAACTGCACTACAAATATTGCAGCGACCGACCAGCAACACACTGCAACTGGTTCAAGACAATACACATGACACACCCGTAACTCAGGCCCTGTTTGGTCCCCAAATAGCCAACTAGGGTTTTGACCATTG
Above is a window of Phoenix dactylifera cultivar Barhee BC4 unplaced genomic scaffold, palm_55x_up_171113_PBpolish2nd_filt_p 000781F, whole genome shotgun sequence DNA encoding:
- the LOC103696977 gene encoding protein MLN51 homolog isoform X2, producing MAAEGEEVEYESDPEDAPLPSMRRREASDDEDGDRSDGGGKPARRDPRLGIGSDGESDGQGGAHVYEDDEEFGVEEDVEEFEAEEEVEEELVEEVVELEESTGEEAGHHSSAGKAESPGEGHPPAEPAGDGRRSGGEPVEYRGKNQVEEEKKENEPYAVPTAGAFYMHDDRFQENGRGRHRRMFGGRKLWDPKDDHAWVHDRFEEMNLKDTHYDEERRRSKGRFRGRGGGKSRGSDRGYARGSRSRAYYDDGGNQSRAPKSVRGRGPRRYEPIPKSNSGPPATQNKQSVKPQEPTPNVNAGRSPFQTSSVQPEQVVSRKQVFASSLSSASPPFYPSGSSNQEVSMIQKGNAQTGSANKTLSSSTPMEDNFPPSQSGSLLRGKMVVDSVAHDRLYVDDSLRQVAGKTMAISPLQSSGFSLSSTTSGQSSNSRVQGRGLSISGLPNSQSTVSHNQAARIPAQTQPPIAQQRPAQTPNQPALRISTQQLGQRPGGGNQVSSPPQPQSANSSEIGETDSPPGSSKSKTALVGKGKTSIQGAGRGAFLYSGAQVIGATGAMGLAHGDQSFPGTPALLPVMQFGGQHPGGLGVPTVGMALPGYVAQPQLGFGNSEMTWVPVLAGAAGALGASYCSPYIALDGSYYARPSGQMSSSVASRETSTAKPANSWKPPERPEIVNDEFGQRQNKPRRYSEMNFGQ
- the LOC103696977 gene encoding protein MLN51 homolog isoform X1 → MAAEGEEVEYESDPEDAPLPSMRRREASDDEDGDRSDGGGKPARRDPRLGIGSDGESDGQGGAHVYEDDEEFGVEEDVEEFEAEEEVEEELVEEVVELEESTGEEAGHHSSAGKAESPGEGHPPAEPAGDGRRSGGEPVEYRGKNQVEEEKKENEPYAVPTAGAFYMHDDRFQENGRGRHRRMFGGRKLWDPKDDHAWVHDRFEEMNLKDTHYDEERRRSKGRFRGRGGGKSRGSDRGYARGSRSRAYYDDGGNQSRAPKSVRGRGPRRYEPIPKSNSGPPATQNKQSVKPQEPTPNVNAGRSPFQTSSVQPEQVVSRKQVFASSLSSASPPFYPSGSSNQEVSMIQKGNAQTGSANKTLSSSTPMEDNFPPSQSGSLLRGKMVVDSVAHDRLYVDDSLRQVAGKTMAISPLQSSGFSLSSTTSGQSSNSRVQGRGLSISGLPNSQSTVSHNQAARIPAQTQPPIAQQRPAQTPNQPALRISTQQLGQRPGGGNQVSSPPQPQSANSSEIGETDSPPGSSKSKTALVGKGKTSIQGAGRGAFLYSGAQVIGATGAMGLAHGDQSFPGTPALLPVMQFGGQHPGGLGVPTVGMALPGYVAQPQLGFGNSEMTWVPVLAGAAGALGASYCSPYIALDGSYYARPSGQMSSSVASRETSTAKPANSWKPPERPEIVNDEFGQRQNKPRSRYSEMNFGQ